Genomic window (Georgfuchsia toluolica):
CATCGACGTATCCGGACAACGTGATCAGGTTGGCCTGCATTTCCTGCAATTCAAAAGAACGTCCCATCTTCTCTTCGATGGTGGTTCGCTTGATGGTCATGCTGCCGGGTACGTCAATCTTCACCATTGCTGGTTGCTCGTTAACGATGGCGGTCGGGTTGTCTTCGAGAATTGCCTCGATGATGCCGCGCGTCTCCTCGTTCCTTTGGAAAGCGATAAATACATTAGACATGTCGTTGCTCCTTAAAGGGTCAGGCCGAGTTTTAAGACACGGGCGTTGAATTGTTCGACAATCTCGCTCATTACCGATTCGGCATTGCTGCCCAGCGCATGCATGGCAATTGGCGTCAGCGCCTCAACGGCGCGCTCTCGCCAAATGCGGACCCACTCCGAAACCAGCACCTTGTTCTCGTCCGACTCGGCGACCGCGGTCTTGATCGAGGCATCGACCCATTTCGCGGTCTCGGCATACCATTCGGCCTGGAAGCGGATCAGCATTGACACTGCTGGTCCAGCCTGGGCTGACAGTGCGTTATCGATATGACTGTATACCAGCGGATAAAGCAGCCCATCCAGCGCCAGGTTCTGGGCGACGAAAAGCTCGAACCAATCCTGGGTCACCAGCATGTCTTCGACGCTGCGACGCAGACCTTGCCACTCCCAGTTTTCCATCCAGGCCTTCTTGGCGACATCGAGGGCCGCCGGCTCGTCGAGCAGCAAACCAACGCGAGTCAGATATTGGGCAATGCCGAGTTGATCCATGGCGCAATAGAGACAGGGCTGGGTAATTGCCGTGCCGAAACCGTAGGCGGCGCAGAAACTGTTGTTCATATTGCTGCCCCAGGCAACGTGGCGTAGCGGCAGCAGCACTTCAAGAGCGATCTTTCTCGCTGCCTCAGGGTAGTTTGCGGCCAAGCCCCGCTCCTCGACGAAATCGAAGTCCGACTCTGCGGTCTCCTGCATGCGCGCCCGGGTTATGGTGTAGGTGCCGTAGTAGAACTGGCGTGGATCCTTGAAAGCGTACCAGTCGCGCATCTTCAGTTTGGTGCGGCGGGCGTCGAAAATCTCGTATTCAGGCGCCCATAATGGACGATAGTGAAAGTTAGCCTCGGCCTGCAGACAAATGGTTCCCTCCTGGTAGCGTGACGCCGGCTTATCGCCGCCAATTCGTGCCGCGACATGATCGAAGGTCTGACGCAGCGGCTTTATACTGACAGTACGAAGATCAATTTGCATTACTTGCTACCTCCTTTAATTTCCAGTTCGATGCAGCCGATTGCCTTACTTGAAACGATGATGAACGGCATCGCGCAAGCGCCACTCCATGTCCTCAGTTCCATCCTCAGTTCCAACTTTTAACTGAGATTTCTCGTTAAGAAATACAACACCGTTGATGGCACAGAATTCATCGAACCCACCGGACGGAAGGATCATCTCGGCAAAGAGTTCTGGTTCTCCAACGGCAAAATCAAATTCGACAAACCCATCATCGCGAAGCTCGGTGATGCGCACGAATTTTTTTTTTGGATCAAATGCCATGGCCTAATCTCCTTTAGATAGCAATCCCCTAACAAGAGTCGTGCCAGGCGATCGATGATGTTGTCTTTTATCGAGATTATGTTCTTGGCGAAGCCCAGTCAGATTGATATCGAGGGAAACCGATGGATCGATTGAATCATCTCGAGGCAGCAATCTGATTAAATAATCATGCTGCAAAGCAGCAAAGCTTTGCGCTACATAAATGGCTGAACTACTCCAGCACACAAATTCGTTTAGGGAAACACTGAATAAATAACAAATGCCGTGAACGCTTTTTTTATCATGCTGTCTGACACGGAGTATCGAGCACAAGGGACGAAACGATGAAGCAGATGACGCTGGCGGCGACACGAGGATTCGAGAAGCACAACCGGGCGACGCGCAAGGCGGAGTTTCTGTCGCGCATGGACGGATTGATGCCGTGGGCCGGGTTTTGTGCGCTGATTGAACCGTATTACCCGAAGGTCGGGAATGGTCGGCCGCCAGTCGGGCTGGAACGGATGCTGCGGATGTACTGCGTGGCCAACTGGTTCAACCTGGCGGACGAAGCCTGCGAAGGCGCGCTCTACGACGTGGCCGTGTTCCGGGAGTTCTGCCGGTTTGATCCGGGACGCGAACGGATACCGGATGCCACGACGCTGCGCAACTTCCGGCATCTGCTGGAACAGCACGGCCGGGGCGCGGCCCTGTTTGCCAAGGTCGGCGAATTGCTGCTGGCCAGCGGCATGAAACTGTCGGGGGGCACGATCGTCGATGCCACGCTGATCGCCGCACCGCCTTCCGTCAAGAACCAGGACAAGAGCCGTGATCCGGAGATGCACCAGACCAGGAAGGGCAACCAGTGGTACTTCGGCATGAAGCTTCACATTGGAACGGACAGCCAGAGCGGTCGGGTCCATGGCGCCAGCGTCACCGCCGCCAATGTCCATGACAGCCATGAAGTGCCGAACCTGCTGCATGGCGAGGAAACCCGCTTCCACGGTGACAGCGCCTGCCGGGGCAAGGCGCAGCGTGAACGACTCAAGGACATTGCGCCAAAGGCAAAGGACTTCACCAACAGACGTGCCCACAGGAACTGCCCGCTGACGGACGCCGACAAGGAGACCAACTGTCGCAAGTCCAGTGTGCGTTCCAGGGTCGAGCATCCGTTCCCGACCCTCAAGCGTCTCCGGGGCTTTGCCAGGGTGCGCTATCGCGGCCTGGCGAAGAACGCCAACCGGGCCTTCGCCATGCTGGCAATGCTCAACGTCGGCAAATGGGGACGACCTCTGACGGGAGAGGTGCGTCCAGCATGAGGTGGAATGCCCTGCGTTTCCATTCAAAACAGGCCGGTTTTTCGATAAAAATGTCATTGGCGTCACGTTTTCGTCTCAATTCCAGATTACCGCTGAGTTTTGCGGCGGCTTATTCAGCGTTTCCTTAGATAATTGTGGTGTAACGTTTCCACATGCGGCCCGCCGAAGATCTCTCTTGACCGCAGGCGGGTTGCGCGGTGGATAACGCGCTCATCATGCCGCCTTTCCTGCGGCAGGCCGCGAAGTAAATCTCATTCGGAGTGTTGCTGTCAAGCGGCTGATGTGGCCGACGGGTGTTATGGAAGTTCACGTAGATGCCCAGACCGGCCTTGGCGGCTGATATCGAGCGTAAATCTTGCGATAGACCTCCTCGTGCTTAACGCTCCTCCCTGGCCGTTCGGCGAAGACATTGCCACGCCAGTATCCATTGCGGTCCATGCTGGTCTGGAAGTCATGTTCTTTAAGGAAACGCTGAATAAGCCGCCGCAAAACTCAGCGGTAATCCGGAATTGAGACGAAAACGTGACATCAATGACATTTTCATCGAAAAACTGGCCTGTTTTGAACGGAAACGCAGGGCATTTCACCTCATGCTGGACGCACCTCTCCCGTCAGAGGCCGTCCCCATTTGCCGACGTTGAGCATTGCCAGCATGGCGAAGGCCCGGTTGGCGTTCTTCGCCAGGCCGCGATAGCGCACCCTGGCAAAGCCCCGGAGACGCTTGAGGGTCGGGAACGGATGCTCGGCCCTGGAACGCACACTGGACTTGCGACGGTTGGTCTCCTTGTCGGCGTCCGTCAGCGGGCAGTTCCGGTGGGCACGTTTGTTGGTGAAGTCCTTTGCCTTTGGCGCAATGTCCTTGAGTCGTTCGCGCTGCGCCTTGCCCCGGCAGGCGCTGTTACCGTGGAAGCGGGTTTCCTCGCCATGCAGCAGGTTCGGCACTTCATGGCTGTCATGGACATTGGCGGCGGTGACGCTGGCGCCATGGACCCGACCGCTCTGGCTGTCCGTTCCAATGTGAAGCTTCATGCCGAAGTACCACTGGTTGCCCTTCTTGGTCTGGTGCATCTCCGGATCACGGCTCTTGTCCTGGTTCTTGACGGAAGACGGTGCGGCGATCAGCGTGGCATCGACGATCGTGCCCCCCGACAGTTTCATGCCGCTGGCCAGCAGCAATTCGCCGACCTTGGCAAACAGGGCCGCGCCCCGGCCGTGCTGTTCCAGCAGATGCCGGAAGTTGCGCAGCGTCGTGGCATCCGGTATCCGTTCGCGTCCCGGATCAAACCGGCAGAACTCCCGGAACACGGCCACGTCGTAGAGCGCGCCTTCGCAGGCTTCGTCCGCCAGGTTGAACCAGTTGGCCACGCAGTACATCCGCAGCATCCGTTCCAGCCCGACTGGCGGCCGACCATCCCGACCTTCGGGTAATACGGTTCAATCGGCGCACAAAACCCGGCCCACGGCATCAATCCGTCCATGCGCGACAGAAACTCCGCCTTGCGCGTCGTCCGGTTGTGCTTCTCGAGTCCTCGTGTCGCCGCCAGCGTCATCTGCTTCATCGTTTCGTCCCTTGTGCTCGATACTCCGTGTCAGACAGCATGATAAAGAAAGCGTTCACGGCATTTGTTACTTATTTAGTGTTTCCTTGAGTAGCTCGGTAAATTCGCTGTTGCCGAATTGGCTGCCCTGGTCGGTACTGAATATCTCTGGCCTGCCGCAGCGAACAATTATTTCCCTCACCGCATCCAGACAGAAGTCCAGCGTCAGGGTATTGGAGACTCGCCAGGACAGCACGCGGCGGCTGTACCAGTCGAGTATCGCTACCAGATGGATGAAGCCTCGACGCACCGAGATGCAGGTGATATCGGTTGCCAATCATTTTGGTTGGAGCAATCAACGACGAGATGCCTGAGTAGGCAGGATAGATCGGGCGTGCTTGCTCCATTTCATGGCAAGATGACAGGATTGAGCAATCTGTACGACTAGGAAGCAATACGAGGTGGATCACCCGCGACCGCAAATAGACTAGCTCAACCCTATGGTATTACTAATAAGATTAGTGCTAGTACCTATTGACTACAGCGGTTTAATAAAATCAAATCGTTACTGCTGCTTTACTTGATGCCAAGGAAACGTTTTTATTAAATTCGCCCCCGCGAAAGCGGAATCCAGCAAGTGTTTGGATTCTCGCTTTTCGGGAGTGGCAGCGTTAGGATTATTGAACGCTTTCCTAGGTCAGTTCGCGTTCTAAATCTCCACAATAAAAAAGAGGTTAATTGAACGAAAACACTTTAATGTAAAAGCACGCTACAAGAAAATATATACTATAAAACATGTAATATAAAAAGAAAAAAGAAGTCAAAACTTGGGGAGTTGCTTGATGACGCATATTGCAGGAGTTATATGAAAATTCCTTTGATCACTGAAATACAGCGATTTAGCCTACAGGACGGGCCAGGATTCAGAACTACTGTCTTTTTGAAAGGTTGCCCACTGAAATGCCCGTGGTGCCACAACCCGGAAACGCAACGCCCAACCAAGGAGTTTTATTACAATCAGGCCCGCTGCGTCAGTTGCGGACGCTGTGTGGCGGTATGTCCGTCAGGCGCCTCCTCGCTCGTTCAGGGACCTGGAAAAGATTTGGTGCTTCAGCTGGATCGTTCGAAATGCATTAACTGCATGCGCTGTGTAGCCGTATGCCTGACTGAAGCGCGCGAGTCTGTTGGCAAAACGATGTCGATGGAAGATATTTTGCAGGAAGTCCTGTCGGATGAGCCGTTCTACCGCAACAGTGGCGGCGGAGTGACCATCAGCGGCGGCGATCCTTTGCTTTATCCGGCATTCACGCTGGGACTGGCGAAACGTATCAAGCAAAGAAATGTTCATGTTGCGATCGAGACATCTTGCTTCCCGAAAAGCTGGAAGACTATCCAGCCTTTATTGAATTTCGTGGACTTGTTTATCGTCGATTTGAAATCGATGAATCCACAAAAACATGCTGATGTGATTGGCTGGCCACTCAAGCCGATACTCGACAATATTGAACGACTGATCGAGTCCCACGCGCATGTCCGTATCCACATTCCGGTCATCCCTGGTTTTAATGATTCGCAACAGGATTTTGACGATTACATAGCCTATCTCTCTCAATATTCGAAGCAGCTGGAAGGCGTGGATATCCTTAATTATCACGTCTACGGAGAAGGCAAATATATCTCCCTGGGCAGGGAAAAAGAATACCAGTACATGGGCGTGAAGGAAAACCCGCCCGAGAAGGTATTGCCGCTAGCGAGGGGTCTGAAGCTCGCCGGCATCAGCAGCGTCACAATTGGTGGTCTGGTTGGTATCACGGAGAGCAGAAACACAAGCAGTCGTGATGCCGGTATGCAGTGTGTTGCGTAGTAAGTTAGTTAAATGGAGGAATGAATCATGGCAACGTGTAAGGAATGTACGCAATTTTTCTTGATCCCGGAAGGTGCGGACGATTATGCCGCCGGCAAAGCTGATTGCGTAATGGAAAAAGAAGACGAAAAGGGCAAGTATTGGCTTTCCAAGCCGGTATTCGAAAACACTGAACAGTGTGATGCCTTTCGCATGAAGCGTTAACCCCGGAACTCAAGGAGACGGACATGAATCAAATGTTAGACGCAAAGGTATTGGAATACAGAGGGAAAACGCTTAATTTTTCCCCGGAAGATCCTGCGGAAGCAAAGTTACCGGCTGAAGATCTGCATGAACACCTACAGAAGCCCTCGACGGCGCGGACCAAGCGGCTCAAGGATCGCTGCCGCTGGAAACATGCTTCGGCTGGTGAGTTCATTGAAAAAAGCGTGACTGCCGGCATCGAGCGGATGCGCTATTTGACCGAAGCCCACAAGGCCAGCGTCGGCAAGCCGGAGGTGATCCGACGCGCGCTGGGTTTGGAGAATGTACTGAACAAATCTACCCTGGTGCTGCAGCAGGACGAATTCATCGTCGGCTATCACGCCGAAGACCCGAACATGTTCCCGCTTTATCCGGAACTGTCGCACATGGCAGTGGATGATTACCTGAAGAGCGATTACTCACCGCAGCCGGCCAAGGAAGCGGCCGAAATCAATGAATACTGGAAGCCGCACAGCCTGCAAAGCAAGTGCCAACCGTACTTTGACATGAAGGATCTGGGCCGTATGTACCAGGTCAGCAGCATGGAAGCTCCATCCTTCGCCTCCGGCTACAACAGCATTGTGCCGCCTTATGAAACCGTGCTGGAAGATGGCTTGCTGGCGCGCATCCGCCTTGCGGAAAGCCACATCGCCGAAGCCCAGAAGGATATGATGACCTTCCCCTGGAACGGCACCAAGGGACTCGACAATATCGCCAAGATCGACAACTGGAAAGCCATGGTCATCGCCTGCAAGGCGGTCATCAGCTGGGCACGGCGGCATGCGCGCTTGTGCAAGATTGTCGCGGAACATTTCGAGACAGATCCGAAACGCCAGAAAGAACTGCTCGAGATCGCCGACATTTGCCAGCGCGTGCCGGCCGAGCCCTGCAAGGGTCTGAAAGACGCCATGCAGGCGAAATTCTTCACCTTCCTCATCTGCCATGCCATCGAGCGCTACGCGAGCGGCTATGCGCAGAAGGAAGATACGCTGCTGTGGCCGTACTACAAGGCCAGCGTGATCGACAAGAGCTTCCAGCCGATGGATCACATGGGGGCTGTGGAAATGGTGGAAATGGAGCGACTGAAGATCTCCGAGCATGGCGCCGGAAAATCCCGCGCCTACCGGGAAATCTTCCCCGGCTCGAACGACTTGTTCATTCTGACGGTCGGCGGCACCCTCGGCGATGGCTCCGACGCCTGCAACGACATGACCGACGCCATCCTGGAAGCGGCCAAGCGCATCCGTACGGCCGAGCCCTCGATCGTCTTCCGCTATTCGAAGAAGAACCGGGAAAAGACCTTACGCTGGGTGTTCGAGTGCGTTCGCGATGGTCTCGGCTATCCCTCGATCAAGCACGACGACATTGGCACACAACAGATGAAGGACTATGCCAAGTACAGCCTGACCGGCAATGGCGCCACCGATGAGGAAGCGCACAGTTGGGTGAACGTGCTGTGCATGTCGCCGGGCATAGCCGGTCGCCGCAAGACACAGAAGACCCGCTCCGAAGGCGGCGGCTCGATCTTCCCGGCCAAACTTCTGGAAATCACGCTCAACAACGGCTACGATTGGTCGTACGCCGACATGCAACTTGGTCCTCAGACTGGCGATATCAAGACGCTGAAGACCTTCCAGGATGTTTGGGAGGCGTTCCGCAAGCAATACCAATACGCCATCAATCTGTGCATTAGCACCAAGGATGTCTCGCGCTATTTCGAGGCAAGGTGCCTGCAGATGCCTTTCGTTTCCGCCATCGATGACGGTTGCATGGAACTGGGAGCTGAAGCCAATGCACTGTCCGAGCAACCCAATGGTTGGCACAATCCGATCACAACGATCGTCGCGGCCAACTCGTTGGTTGCCATCAAGAAACTGGTGTTCGACGACAAGAAATACACCCTCGAGCAGCTCAACGAGGCGCTGCTGTCCAACTGGGAAGGCTTCGAGGAAATGCGCACTGATTTCAAGAAGACGCCAAAGTGGGGCAACGACGATCCCTATGCCGATGAAATCATCAAGAACTTCTACGAGGATATCATTGGCGGCGAGATGCGCAAGATCACCAACTACTCGGGCGGTCCGGTGATGCCGACCGGCCAGGCGGTGGGCTTGTACATGGAAGTCGGCTCACGCACCGGTCCGACGCCGGACGGTCGTTTCGGCGGCGAAGCTGCTGATGACGGTGGCATCTCACCCTATATGGGCACCGACAAGAAAGGTCCCACGGCGGTATTGCGTTCGGTTTCCAAGGTGCAGAAGAACCAGAAGGCCAATCTGCTGAACCAGCGCCTGTCTGTGCCGATCATGCGTTCCAAGCATGGCTTCGATATCTGGCACTCCTACATGGACACCTGGCATGAACTGAACATCGATCATGTCCAGTTCAATGTGGTGAGCACGGACGAACTGAAGGCAGCACAACGCGAACCCGAAAAGCATCAGGATTTGATCGTACGGGTTTCCGGCTACAGTGCGCGTTTCGTTGACATCCCAACCTATGGGCAAAATACCATCATCGCCCGCAATGAGCAGGATTTCAGCGCT
Coding sequences:
- a CDS encoding IS5 family transposase, producing MKQMTLAATRGFEKHNRATRKAEFLSRMDGLMPWAGFCALIEPYYPKVGNGRPPVGLERMLRMYCVANWFNLADEACEGALYDVAVFREFCRFDPGRERIPDATTLRNFRHLLEQHGRGAALFAKVGELLLASGMKLSGGTIVDATLIAAPPSVKNQDKSRDPEMHQTRKGNQWYFGMKLHIGTDSQSGRVHGASVTAANVHDSHEVPNLLHGEETRFHGDSACRGKAQRERLKDIAPKAKDFTNRRAHRNCPLTDADKETNCRKSSVRSRVEHPFPTLKRLRGFARVRYRGLAKNANRAFAMLAMLNVGKWGRPLTGEVRPA
- a CDS encoding aromatic/alkene monooxygenase hydroxylase subunit beta, translating into MQIDLRTVSIKPLRQTFDHVAARIGGDKPASRYQEGTICLQAEANFHYRPLWAPEYEIFDARRTKLKMRDWYAFKDPRQFYYGTYTITRARMQETAESDFDFVEERGLAANYPEAARKIALEVLLPLRHVAWGSNMNNSFCAAYGFGTAITQPCLYCAMDQLGIAQYLTRVGLLLDEPAALDVAKKAWMENWEWQGLRRSVEDMLVTQDWFELFVAQNLALDGLLYPLVYSHIDNALSAQAGPAVSMLIRFQAEWYAETAKWVDASIKTAVAESDENKVLVSEWVRIWRERAVEALTPIAMHALGSNAESVMSEIVEQFNARVLKLGLTL
- the bssD gene encoding [benzylsuccinate synthase]-activating enzyme, whose amino-acid sequence is MKIPLITEIQRFSLQDGPGFRTTVFLKGCPLKCPWCHNPETQRPTKEFYYNQARCVSCGRCVAVCPSGASSLVQGPGKDLVLQLDRSKCINCMRCVAVCLTEARESVGKTMSMEDILQEVLSDEPFYRNSGGGVTISGGDPLLYPAFTLGLAKRIKQRNVHVAIETSCFPKSWKTIQPLLNFVDLFIVDLKSMNPQKHADVIGWPLKPILDNIERLIESHAHVRIHIPVIPGFNDSQQDFDDYIAYLSQYSKQLEGVDILNYHVYGEGKYISLGREKEYQYMGVKENPPEKVLPLARGLKLAGISSVTIGGLVGITESRNTSSRDAGMQCVA
- a CDS encoding glycyl radical protein, with amino-acid sequence MNQMLDAKVLEYRGKTLNFSPEDPAEAKLPAEDLHEHLQKPSTARTKRLKDRCRWKHASAGEFIEKSVTAGIERMRYLTEAHKASVGKPEVIRRALGLENVLNKSTLVLQQDEFIVGYHAEDPNMFPLYPELSHMAVDDYLKSDYSPQPAKEAAEINEYWKPHSLQSKCQPYFDMKDLGRMYQVSSMEAPSFASGYNSIVPPYETVLEDGLLARIRLAESHIAEAQKDMMTFPWNGTKGLDNIAKIDNWKAMVIACKAVISWARRHARLCKIVAEHFETDPKRQKELLEIADICQRVPAEPCKGLKDAMQAKFFTFLICHAIERYASGYAQKEDTLLWPYYKASVIDKSFQPMDHMGAVEMVEMERLKISEHGAGKSRAYREIFPGSNDLFILTVGGTLGDGSDACNDMTDAILEAAKRIRTAEPSIVFRYSKKNREKTLRWVFECVRDGLGYPSIKHDDIGTQQMKDYAKYSLTGNGATDEEAHSWVNVLCMSPGIAGRRKTQKTRSEGGGSIFPAKLLEITLNNGYDWSYADMQLGPQTGDIKTLKTFQDVWEAFRKQYQYAINLCISTKDVSRYFEARCLQMPFVSAIDDGCMELGAEANALSEQPNGWHNPITTIVAANSLVAIKKLVFDDKKYTLEQLNEALLSNWEGFEEMRTDFKKTPKWGNDDPYADEIIKNFYEDIIGGEMRKITNYSGGPVMPTGQAVGLYMEVGSRTGPTPDGRFGGEAADDGGISPYMGTDKKGPTAVLRSVSKVQKNQKANLLNQRLSVPIMRSKHGFDIWHSYMDTWHELNIDHVQFNVVSTDELKAAQREPEKHQDLIVRVSGYSARFVDIPTYGQNTIIARNEQDFSAADLEFLNVDI
- a CDS encoding phenol hydroxylase subunit, yielding MAFDPKKKFVRITELRDDGFVEFDFAVGEPELFAEMILPSGGFDEFCAINGVVFLNEKSQLKVGTEDGTEDMEWRLRDAVHHRFK
- a CDS encoding IS5 family transposase (programmed frameshift); amino-acid sequence: MKQMTLAATRGLEKHNRTTRKAEFLSRMDGLMPWAGFCAPIEPYYPKVGNGRPPVGLERMLRMYCVANWFNLADEACEGALYDVAVFREFCRFDPGRERIPDATTLRNFRHLLEQHGRGAALFAKVGELLLASGMKLSGGTIVDATLIAAPSSVKNQDKSRDPEMHQTKKGNQWYFGMKLHIGTDSQSGRVHGASVTAANVHDSHEVPNLLHGEETRFHGNSACRGKAQRERLKDIAPKAKDFTNKRAHRNCPLTDADKETNRRKSSVRSRAEHPFPTLKRLRGFARVRYRGLAKNANRAFAMLAMLNVGKWGRPLTGEVRPA
- a CDS encoding MmoB/DmpM family protein gives rise to the protein MSNVFIAFQRNEETRGIIEAILEDNPTAIVNEQPAMVKIDVPGSMTIKRTTIEEKMGRSFELQEMQANLITLSGYVDETDDEFNLSWKN
- a CDS encoding benzylsuccinate synthase gamma subunit family protein codes for the protein MATCKECTQFFLIPEGADDYAAGKADCVMEKEDEKGKYWLSKPVFENTEQCDAFRMKR